The following is a genomic window from Canis lupus dingo isolate Sandy chromosome 26, ASM325472v2, whole genome shotgun sequence.
AAGTGAAGAGTATCTTTCCAAAAGTCCATGTTATGGCACTATGCTTTTTACAAATGACGTTTAGTAcagtaacttcttttttcttctttgtaaactTGAAAATCCTTCCTGGACTTCTTTTGGTTATTGAAATCATGTATTAATGCAGTCAAGTACCTTAAAAGCAAAGAGACAATGCAGACTTTCAGAAAGCAGAGAATACCTGTATTTAGTTAAGGTGGCCACATTTCCATAACTCTTGAAATAGttatattggcttttttttttttttaacataatagtGGTGGTCAGAGTGAAGAGCTCCCAGCGCTTACCAAAGACCACCATACTGCTCATTTTGCTCAGAATTGCTCTCCCTCATCCACCCATTTACTTTCTTAGACTCAGCTTATCCCTCATCAGTTCTGTGAAGCCTTTTCTAAGCTATTCAACATAGAAGTGATTGTTTTCTTATGTGTGCCCCTACTTGTAGCTTATTCagacttctggggcacctgggtggctcggtcattatagtgtctgccttcatctcaggtcattatctcaggatctcgggatcaagcaccacatcgggctccctgctcagtggagggtctgcttctccctctccctccctcatgcACACATGCTGACtcaaattaagtcttaaaaaaaaaaaaaaaaaaagatacagacttCTGCTACAGCTCTCATGGTACTTGATTACATTAATTTTCAAGTTCTCTGTTCACCCcagctcttccccttccccatctgaAATCTTTGAGGATGGAGAATATATCTTACATATGTTCATATCCCAAGTATCTGGCACTGTGATAATGAATGAATTGTAACTTAATTAAATGTTGGTTATAATTACTAGACTTTTATTTCAGATAAATGTTTGGCCTTTTGGAGcacaacataaagaataaaagtagaTAGCATACTCTGGAATTATTTCCATATATTGTTCTAATAGCAAAAACAAagcctaaaaagaaaataagcagttGCAGTGTGAGAAGTGTTTTTCACTTGACCGTGTTGAAGTTGAAGTTCTTGGTTTGAGCTTTAGGCTACAAGTTGAGTGAAAATGTTTGTGTCTTTCAGAAATTGGAGCCTCATTCTCTTAGTAACGATGCATTAATGAGGAGGGCTGTGTCTTTGGTAACAGATAGCacctctacctttctctctcagACCACATATGCATTGATTGAAGCAATCACTGAATATACTAAGGTAAGTATCTTCTTGTTACATCTTGATCATCTAAACCAGGGGTTACCAAACTATGGCTTGTAAACCAAATCTAGTGTGATgcttgtttttatagttttattggaTTGTAGCCAGGCTTATTTGTCCAAACGctgtctatgactgctttcatGATTTGAATAGTTGTAAGAGAGACTATAGGGCCCataaagcccaaaatatttactctggccctttacagaagcTGTCTGAGCCCTTGACCTAAATCAGTGGTTTTTGAAACTTTTTCAGGaaccctttttaaaagaaaaatctttaaatatagtaGCCCAGTATATAAGACACAGGAACCTAACTAATTGGGTTCAGTTAGGGTAAAGAGGTCTAGAGTCTACCACTTGCAGCACCAGCAGCTTCTTGGTGGGGATAGCTTAAAAACCACTTATCTGAGCTAATAGGTATCTGGATAATCAGATCATTTATAGGTTTGTTGTACCTTCATTTTTCAGCAGCTTTTCCCCTTCACTTTGAGTTTTCCCTCTACTTTGtgttgtctttctgtgtctgaattGCTAACAAGCTTTTAGAAACACAGAAGTTGACAAGTAGCAGTACTTATGTCCAGGAATAATGCCTGTACCTCCTATAGTAGTGCAATTTCAGTGAGGTAGAAGGACTCGAAGAGTCAGACTCTACTTGACATGTAAACCTCACTAATCTTAATATGCCTCACTTATTTtactcagatttatttattctgtatttgTAGGCCGTTTATACCTTAATTTCTCTGTACCGACAATACACAAGTTTACTTGGGAAGATGAATTCACAGGAGGAAGATGAAGTGTGGCAGGTGATCATTGGAGCCAGAGTTGAGGTAAGGAGAAAGTTAGATACCACAATGAGGTAGGGGCACTAATACAGAGATGTCTACTAACAGTAACTCTTCTCTAAATCTATTTTGAATAAGCttattttaatgtacttattATTAACCTCTTCATGTTGTCTCAAGTGTTGTATTTAATTTACAGATGACTTCAAAACAACAAGAATACTTGAAGTTGGAAACCACTTGGCTGACTGCACTTGGTCTTTCGGAGATGGCAGCAGAAGCTGCATATCAAACTGGTAGGTTCAAGTTGTCACTACCAAGGTGCCATTTTAGTTTTCATCTGGCTGTAAAATGAGGGATTTAGATTAGTCTAAGGCCATGTGGCTCTAACTTTGTGAGAGAATATCCCTATTTCCATTATAGGGAGTCCATATCTAGAAAATGACACAACTACTGCTGATTAGAAAATGATTGTGTCCAAATTGTTTTTAAGCGTCTTATTCTTTTTATAACCCCAATATTAATGGCTAACTAGTCATACAGTGGTACAGTTAGGGGAGACTGGAGACCATCAATTTGTGTGAACCTTATtgtatagatggagaaactgagacctgGAATCCTAGTCAATGGCAAATCCAGGACAAATagtagctatcatttattgagtactagtctatttcaggctttgcagtaagcattttaaaaggttttccttttttttttttttttttttttttttttaagattttatttgagggcagccccggtggtgcagcggtttagtgccgcctgcagcccggggtgtgatcctggagacccgggatcaagtcccacatcgggcttgttgcgtggagcctgcttctccctctgcctgtgtctctgcctctctctctctctctctctgtgtctctatgaat
Proteins encoded in this region:
- the DIABLO gene encoding diablo IAP-binding mitochondrial protein isoform X2, producing the protein MRRAVSLVTDSTSTFLSQTTYALIEAITEYTKAVYTLISLYRQYTSLLGKMNSQEEDEVWQVIIGARVEMTSKQQEYLKLETTWLTALGLSEMAAEAAYQTGADQASITARNHIQLVKSQVQEVRQLSQKAETKLAEAQTEELRQKTQEEGDERAEAEQEAYLRED